From the Ilumatobacteraceae bacterium genome, the window TGCGGTCTTGGCCACGAGTTGTTCCGACTCCGGATCGCCCGGTACGAGCGTCGACGCGGTCTCGAGGCTGATGAGGACGTCGTTCCACTCGTCGGCGATCGCGACCGGGGCGAGTTGACCCATCAATTCGTAGAACTCGAGGGTCGCGTCGATCTCCGCGTCGGTCGTCAGCGGGGGAGCGACGAGGCTGTTCCGGTTCTCGATCGCCTCGCCGCAGAACCGCTCGGCGTCTGACTGCACCGGCTCGTCACGGCTGCACCCGACCAGCAGCACGGCGACGATGAGGAGGGCGATCCGTGGCACCGAATGAGTGTGCCATAGCGACCCTGGGTTGCGTCGGGCAGCGGAGCTTCGTTGTGGCACCCCGGCGGTAGGGTGATCCGTGCTGTCGAGGGGGCAGTTCCTCCCTCCCAATCGAGTCGGTGCACGGCACCGGTGATGTGGGAGGTCGAGATGATCGCATCGGTCGATGCAGCAACGATCGTGGGGGCACGTGGCCACGCGGTCACCGTCGAGGTCCACGTCGGCAAGGGATTGCCGACGTTCACGATGTTGGGATTGCCCGACGAGTCGTGCCGCGAGGCGCGCGATCGGGTCAGGGCCGCGATCTCGTCGGCCGGATTCGAGTTCCCCGAGAAGAAGGTGGTCGTCAACCTGGCGCCGCCACAGTTCCGCAAGACCGGGTCGGGGCTCGATGTCGCGATCGCGATCGGGGTCCTGGTCGCGACCGAGATCATCATGCCCGAGTCGATCGCCGGGCTGGCGTTCGCCGGCGAGCTCGGCCTCGACGGTTCGGTCCGCTCGATCCCCGGCGTCGCGCCGATGGTCGGCGTGCGCCCCGAGCACGACTGGATCGTGCCGGCCCGGTGTGTCGCCGAGGCCCGCATCGCCGGGCAGGGCATCGTGCGGCCGGTCGACTCGCTGCGCGATCTGGTCAACGCGCTGAACGGCGTCGAGCGGTGGCCGCGCCCCGACGAAGCGGTGTCCACGTTCGTCGAAGTCGAGACGCCCGACCTCGCCGATGTCCGTGGTCAGCCGTTGGCGCGCCTCGCCCTCGAAGTGGCGGCCGCGGGCGGGCATCACCTGCTGTTCGTCGGGCCGCCCGGTGCGGGCAAGACGATGCTGGCCCGGCGGCTCCCCGGTCTGCTGCCCGACCTCGAGGCCGACGTGGCGCTCCAGACGACGATGGTGCACTCGGCCGCCGGCGCCCAGTTGCCCGAAGGCGGGCTCGTGCGGCGACCGCCGTTCCGGTCGCCGCACCACACGAGCTCGCTGGGTTCCCTGGTGGGCGGGGGCGGTCACCAGCAACGGCCCGGTGAGATCTCGATGGCTCACGGCGGCGTCCTCTTTCTCGACGAGATGGGCCAGTTCGTCCCGCAGGCGCTCGACGGGCTTCGCGAAGCGCTCGAATCCGGGCAGATCATGGTGGGGCGGGTCGAACAGCTCCGGGTGGCGATGCCGGCCAGCTTCCAGCTGATCGGGGCGACCAATCCCTGCCCGTGTGGCGGCGGAGCACCCGGCGCCTGCCAGTGCGACGAGCGGGCCAAGTCGCGCTACTCGTCACGCCTCTCGGGGCCACTGCTCGATCGTTTCGATCTCCGTGTCGCGGTCCAACGCCCCGACGTGGCCGAGATCCTCGATGGTTCGCCGGGCGAATCGACGGCCGACGTGGCCGTTCGTGTGGCCGCGGCCCGCACCGCCGCGAGAGCTCGCGGAGGGTCGCTCAACGCGGCGCTCGACGACCGGGGGCTCGCCGAACATGCTCCACTCGATGCGGCTGCTGCGGCGTTGCTGCGCGACGAACTCGAACGAGGCCGCCTCACGGCTCGCGGGTACCACCGTGTCCGGCGGGTCGCTCGCACGCTCGCCGACCTCGCCGGGGCGTACGACGACCCGATCACCGACGAGTTCGTCGTCACGGCGCTGGGCATGCGGACGAGGGTCGGTTTGAGCAAGGTCGAGCAGGCGGCATGATCGACGACCGATCGGGAGCGATCGCGCTCGCGTCCATCGCTCGGTTGGGGCCGCGGCGACTCCGGCGCATCGTCGGTCACCACGATCCCGCCGACGCGTTCGAACGGCTGCGGTCGGGCTGCCCGCTCGATCCGATGGTCGAGCGAGCGATCCCCCAGCGCGACCTCGCGGTCATTCGGCGTGAGGCAGCCGAGGTCGACATCCGGGCGATGATCGGTGCATGCGACGAGGCGGGCGTCGAGGTGACCTGGCTGGGCTCGTCCGGCTACCCGGTGCAGTTGGCCGACGACCACGAAGCACCGGCGGTGCTCTTCTGGCGTGGTGAACTTGGCGCGCTCGATCATCGTCGCGTCGGTGTGGTCGGCACCCGTAACGCCACGGCCTCGGGCCTTGCCACCGCTCGCGAGCTCGGTGTCGAGCTGGGCCGTGCCGGCGTCACCGTGGTCTCCGGCTTGGCGCTCGGGATCGACGGTGCCGTCCACGACGGGGTGCGCTCCGCTCAGGGGCCCGGTCGTGCGGTCGCGGTGGTGGGGTGTGGGCTCGATCGGCCGTATCCCAGACGCAACGGATTGCTGTGGCAGTGGGTCGCCGCCGAAGGTCTGATGCTCTCCGAGTGGATGCCGGCGACCACACCCGACGCGTGGCGGTTCCCCCTCCGCAACCGCATCATCGCTGCGCTGAGCGAGGTCCTCGTGGTCGTCGAGAGCCGTGAGAAGGGCGGGAGTCTGATCACGGCGCGAGCCGCCGCCGATCGTGACGTCGAGGTCATGGCGGTACCCGGTTCACCCCGGGTCAGGGCATCGGCCGGCACCAACATGCTGCTCGTCGACGGCGCGGCCCCGGTGACCTCGGTCGCCGATGTCCTCATGATGCTGGGGCTCGACCACCGCCGAGCGGGTGCCGCCCGGTTCGATCCCCGCCGGCGACCCGATGGGGTGGAAGTGTCGGTCCTCGAGGCCTGTCGAGTCGAGCCGCGGACGCTCGACGGCATCGTCGCCGCCACCGGTCTGGCGATCGCGACAGCGGCGCTCGCCGTCGCTCGGCTCGAGCAAACCGGCTGGTTGCAGGAGGCCGACGGATGGTTCGAACCCGTGGGATCCCGGTTGAGCGGCCGATGACCGAATACCGTTATCGCAATGGCGGATCCGGACCTCTGGCGATTGGGCGACTTCCAGCGCTCGCAGACGTCGCTGTCCGAACGCACCCTGTCCGCCTACGGGTCCGACCTCCGACTCTTCGCCGAATGGGTCGCTCGTTCCTCCGTCGACTCGCCCGCCGGGGTGACACGAACCCTCGTCCGGCGCTACATCGCGTCGCTGTCGACGCGCGACTACGCACGCCGCAGCATCGCCCGCAAGGCAGCCGCACTCCGCCGTTACTACGCCTGGGCGATCGAATCGGGGCTGGCCGAGGTCGACCCGACGATCGGCGTCCAGGTGAGCGCCGGGCAGGGGCGGCTGCCCCGGGTTCTCGACCGACGCGAACTCGACCACCTGCTCGACGGGCCGACGGCCGACGACGAGCCGGTCTGGCGTCGACGGCGCGACGACGCCGTCCTCGAGGTGCTCTACGGGTCGGGCGTCCGGGTGTCCGAGCTCTGCGAACTCACCCTCGACCAGGTGCGCGTCGACGAGCGCGTCTTGCTCGTGTGGGGCAAGGGCTCCAAGGAACGGCGTGTTCCGCTGGGCGACCCGGCGGTCGACGCGTTGCGAGCCTGGTTCGCCGTTCGGGCCGAGGTGGTGCCCGCCGCGGCCGGCCCGATCGTGTTCGCCAACGAGCGCGGCAACCAGCTCACCCCGCGCGATGTGCGCCGCATCCTCGACCGTCGCTCGCCCACCCCGACGCACCCGCACGCACTCCGCCACACGTTCGCGACCCACCTCCTCGACGGTGGGGCAGACCTGCGATCGGTGCAGGAGCTGCTCGGCCACTCCGACGTGGCGACCACGCAGCGTTACACTCACGTCAGCCGAGATCGTCTGCGCTCGGCCTATCAGAAGAGCCACCCACGCGCATGAGCATCGTTCCCGACGACCCCGATCTGGCAATGCATTGGACGCGTTGGCTGAATCGCAAGAACGCAGCCTCGCGAGATCACCTGATCGTCCACTACTCGCCGCTGGTCAAGTTCGTCGCCGGCCGTATCGGCGCCGGCCTGCCCAACAGCGTCGATCCGGGCGACCTCGTCAGCTCCGGCGTGTTCGGCCTCATCGATGCGATCGACCGGTACGACCCCGAACGGGCCGTCAAGTTCGAGACCTTTGCAGCGCCGCGGATCCGCGGCGCGATCTACGACGGCTTGCGTCAACTCGACTGGGTGCCGCGCTCGGTCCGGAGCCGTGCCCGCGAGGTCGAGCGGGCCTTCGCTCAACTCGAGCACGAACTCGGACGCGCGCCGACCGACGACGAACTCGCCGAGAAGCTCCACATCGGCGAAGACGAACTGGCCCGCTGGTTGGCGTCGATCGCGGCGACCACGATCGGTCCGCTCGATCGGGCCGTCGCCGCCGGCTACGAGCCCGAGTCCGTCGAGTCCGAGGGGATGGAGCACCCGGTCGCGGCGGTCGAAGACCGCGAACTGCGCGACATCATGAAGACCGAGATCCTCAAGCTGCCCGAGCGGGAGAAGCTCGTACTCTCCCTGTACTACGACGAGGGTCTCACCCTCGCCGAGATCGGCAACGTGCTCGGTGTCACCGAGAGCCGGGTCTCACAGATCCACACCAAGTCGGTGCTGCACCTGCGGTCGCGTATGGCCGCCGCCGGCGTCGGCTGACCGTCACCTCGGCCCGGTCGGGCTCCCTTCGTGGCTCCGGCCACCTCCCGTTCCACGAACCGAGAGGGCCGACCCATGTGGCGTTCCGTCCAGTTGTCATCCGTCGTACTCGGAGCCGTCTGTCTGCTGCTCCCATCGGGCGTCGTGCACGCCGCCCCGTGTTGGCCGCCACCCGTCGCTGCGCCGGTCTCCGACCCGTTCCGCGAGCCGGCGTGTGCGTGGTGCCCGGGGAACCGTGGCGTCGAGTTCGGAACGGCGCGGGGTGCGTCCGTCCGGGCCGTTGCGACGGGTCGGGTCACGTTCGCGGGCTCGGTCACCGGCACGGTGTACGTCGTCGTCCGACACGGCGACGGTCGTCGGGTCACGTACGGCAACCTCGTTTCCGAGTCGTACGACGTCGGTGACCTGGTGGTTCGCGGTCAGGTGGTCGGTCGCGCCGCCGGTCCGTTCCACCTCGGGCTCCGCGTCGGCGAGCGCTACGTCGACCCGGGATCGCTCATCGGTCGTCACGTGTACCGGCCGCGCCTGATCCCGGTCGACGGCAGTCCGCCCAACCCGGCCCCACCACCTCGGCTGCGCTGCAGCGGCTAGGGCGGTTTGACGGCACGGCTCAGCTACACTCGGTCGCTGGCTCACCGTCCGGTGGGCTGCCACGAATCAGCCGCTCGTTCCTCAGATGCGGTCGCCACGGCGCCCGGAACGAGTCGGACAACCGCAACAAGGAGCACCACATGGCTGTCATCAGCATGCGTCAGATGTTGGAAGCCGGCGTTCACTTCGGGCACCAGACCCGTCGTTGGAACCCGAAAATGCGTCGTTTCATCTTTGGCGAACGCAACGGCATCTACATCATCGATCTCGAGCAGACGCTCACCCGCGTCGAGACGGCCTACGGGTTCGTCCGTGACCTCGTCGCCAACGGCGGCAACGTGCTGTTCGTCGGCACCAAGAAGCAGGCGCAGGACCCGGTCCAGAGCTACGCCCTCAAGGTCGGGATGCCGTACGTCAACGAGCGTTGGCTCGGCGGCATGCTCACCAACTTCGAAACCATGTCGAAGCGTGTCGACAAGATGCTCGAGTACGAGCGCATGAAGGCCTCGGGCGAGTTCGACGCCATGATCAAGAAGGAAGCGCTCCTCCTCGATCGCGAGCTCACCAAGCTCCAGCGCAACCTCGGTGGTCTGCGCGACATGAAGAAGGCCCCTGACTGCGTGTTCGTGATCGACACCAAGAAAGAGCACATCGCCGTCACCGAGGCCAACAAGCTCGGCATCCCGGTCGTCGCGATCGTCGACACCAACGTCGACCCCGACGTGATCCAGTTCCCGATCCCGGGCAACGACGACGCGATCCGCGCCAACAGCCTGCTGGTTCGGGTCATCGCCGATGCCGTCGAAGAGGGTCGCTACATCGCACAGCGTCGTCCGAAGGCCGCCGGTGCTGCCGGCGCTGACGGTGCCGCCGCCGAGGCGAAGCCCGAGCGCAGCCCCGAAGAAGAGGCAGCGTTCGCCCAGGCGCAGGCCGAGGCCCGCAACGCGGCAGCCCGCGCCCAGGCCGATCGCGAGGCGCGCCTGACCGCGAGCAAGCAGAAGCCCGCCGACGAAGCGCCCGCCGAGGCATCGCCCGCCACCGAGGCCGCCGACGGCAGCGCCCCGGCCGCCGATGTCGAGGTCGCCGACGGCGCTGCGGTCGAGACCGACGGCACGACCGTCGAGGCGTCCGCCGCCGCACCGGTCGACGAGGCTCCGGCCGAGGCCGCGACCGAAGCGCCGTACGGCGAGGGGTCGCACGCACCGATCGCCGACGACGCACAGCCCGACGGCTTCCCGATCAAGGGCAACGCCGATTCGATGCTCTACCACACCCCGGAGAGCCCGTTCTACGGCCGCACGGTGGCCGAAGTCTGGTTCGCCGACGAGGCCGCCGCCGAGGCCGCCGGGTTCTCGAAGCCCGCCAGCCAGCAGAAGACCGAAGACGAGAGCTGAGGAACACCCCCAAATGTCATTCACCGCACAAGATGTCAAGGCGCTGCGTGAAGCCACCGGCGCCGGCATGATGGACTGCAAGAAGGCCCTCGAGGAGACGGGTGGCGACATCGAAGCCGCCAAGCAGCTGCTCCGCGAGAAGGGCCTCGCGGCGAGCGCGAAGCGCGACGACCGCGACAACAACCAGGGCGTCGTCACGCTCAAGGTCGACGGCAACGTCGGAGCGATCGTCCAGCTCAAGAGCGAGACCGACTTCGTCGCCGGCTCCGACCAGTTCAAGGAAGAGGCCGATGCCCTCGTCGACCTGGTCATCGCCAAGGGCGCCGACGCCGTCGCCGAGCGCGACGCCGAACTCGAAGAGCTCAAGATCACCCTCAAGGAGAAGATCGAACTCGGCGAGATCGTGCACATGGCCGCTGCCGACGGCAACACGATCGGGTCGTACTCGCACATCCAGGGCGGACGCGGCGTCAACGGCGTCCTCGTCGAGCTGACCGGCGACAACGCCGAACTGGCGCACGACGTCGCAGTGCACATCGCGTTCGCTCGTCCGAAGTACCTGACCCGCGACGACGTCCCGGCCGACGTGGTCGAGGCCGAGCGCAAGACGCTCGAGACGATCACTCTCAACGAGGGCAAGCCCGAGGCCGCGGTCCCGAAGATCGTCGAAGGGCGGATCAACGGGTTCTTCAAGGACGTGTGCCTGCTCGAGCAGCCGTACGCCAAGGACGACAAGCAGTCCGTGAAGCAGATCATCGGCGACGCCGAGATCGTCCGCTTCGCCCAAGTCGAGATCGGCTGACCTCGACGGTTCTGACGGGCCCCGTGGCCCGATCCGACGATGCCCGTCCGCGAGGGCGGGCATCGTCGCGTCCGGTCCCGGATGTTTTGTCTTGCCGAGGAGGTGCCGGTTCGCGATCGGGCCAGACTGTGGACACATGGATCGTCACCTCGTCACCTCGTCAACCGATCGGCCTGATCATCGCTGGTGCCACGCCGCGGCGGGTCAGCGATGACGGATCGGGCTTCGCGACCCGATCGTCGTGTGTGGGTGGGCAAGCCGTTCCCGCTCGGAGCGATCTACGACGGTTCCGGTACGAACTTCGCCCTGTTCTCGAGCGCGGCCGACGGCGTCGAGCTCTGCCTGTTCGGCGACGACCACACCCGCGGTGGTGACGAAGCCGACGACGAGGTGCGGATCGAACTCACCGAGGTCGACGGTCACATCTGGCACGCCTATCTGCCCGACGTCCGCCCCGGGCAGCGCTACGGCTATCGGGTCCACGGTCCGTGGAACCCGAGCGCCGGTCAGCGCTGCAACTCGAGCAAGTTGCTGCTCGACCCGTACGCCAAGGCGATCGCCGGCGACATCGACTGGGACCCGGCGTGCTTCGGTTACGACTTCGACGATCCCGACCGCCGCAACGACCAGGACAGTGCTCGTCACGTGGCCAAGGCGGTCGTCGGCGATCGGTTCTTCGACTGGGGGAACGACCGCGCCCCCGACATCCCGTTGCACGAGACCGTGATCTACGAGGCGCACGTCCGAGGCATGACGATGCGGCACCCGAAGGTCCCACCCGAACTCCGTGGCACCTACGCGGGCATCGCCCACCCGGCGATCATCGAGCACCTCCACGATCTCGGGATCACCGCGATCGAACTGATGCCGGTCCACCAGTTCGTCCAGGATCACCACCTCGTCGAGAAGGGCCTGCGGAACTACTGGGGCTACAACTCGATCGCGTTCCTCGC encodes:
- a CDS encoding YifB family Mg chelatase-like AAA ATPase; the encoded protein is MIASVDAATIVGARGHAVTVEVHVGKGLPTFTMLGLPDESCREARDRVRAAISSAGFEFPEKKVVVNLAPPQFRKTGSGLDVAIAIGVLVATEIIMPESIAGLAFAGELGLDGSVRSIPGVAPMVGVRPEHDWIVPARCVAEARIAGQGIVRPVDSLRDLVNALNGVERWPRPDEAVSTFVEVETPDLADVRGQPLARLALEVAAAGGHHLLFVGPPGAGKTMLARRLPGLLPDLEADVALQTTMVHSAAGAQLPEGGLVRRPPFRSPHHTSSLGSLVGGGGHQQRPGEISMAHGGVLFLDEMGQFVPQALDGLREALESGQIMVGRVEQLRVAMPASFQLIGATNPCPCGGGAPGACQCDERAKSRYSSRLSGPLLDRFDLRVAVQRPDVAEILDGSPGESTADVAVRVAAARTAARARGGSLNAALDDRGLAEHAPLDAAAAALLRDELERGRLTARGYHRVRRVARTLADLAGAYDDPITDEFVVTALGMRTRVGLSKVEQAA
- the dprA gene encoding DNA-processing protein DprA, whose product is MIDDRSGAIALASIARLGPRRLRRIVGHHDPADAFERLRSGCPLDPMVERAIPQRDLAVIRREAAEVDIRAMIGACDEAGVEVTWLGSSGYPVQLADDHEAPAVLFWRGELGALDHRRVGVVGTRNATASGLATARELGVELGRAGVTVVSGLALGIDGAVHDGVRSAQGPGRAVAVVGCGLDRPYPRRNGLLWQWVAAEGLMLSEWMPATTPDAWRFPLRNRIIAALSEVLVVVESREKGGSLITARAAADRDVEVMAVPGSPRVRASAGTNMLLVDGAAPVTSVADVLMMLGLDHRRAGAARFDPRRRPDGVEVSVLEACRVEPRTLDGIVAATGLAIATAALAVARLEQTGWLQEADGWFEPVGSRLSGR
- a CDS encoding tyrosine-type recombinase/integrase; this translates as MADPDLWRLGDFQRSQTSLSERTLSAYGSDLRLFAEWVARSSVDSPAGVTRTLVRRYIASLSTRDYARRSIARKAAALRRYYAWAIESGLAEVDPTIGVQVSAGQGRLPRVLDRRELDHLLDGPTADDEPVWRRRRDDAVLEVLYGSGVRVSELCELTLDQVRVDERVLLVWGKGSKERRVPLGDPAVDALRAWFAVRAEVVPAAAGPIVFANERGNQLTPRDVRRILDRRSPTPTHPHALRHTFATHLLDGGADLRSVQELLGHSDVATTQRYTHVSRDRLRSAYQKSHPRA
- a CDS encoding FliA/WhiG family RNA polymerase sigma factor, producing MSIVPDDPDLAMHWTRWLNRKNAASRDHLIVHYSPLVKFVAGRIGAGLPNSVDPGDLVSSGVFGLIDAIDRYDPERAVKFETFAAPRIRGAIYDGLRQLDWVPRSVRSRAREVERAFAQLEHELGRAPTDDELAEKLHIGEDELARWLASIAATTIGPLDRAVAAGYEPESVESEGMEHPVAAVEDRELRDIMKTEILKLPEREKLVLSLYYDEGLTLAEIGNVLGVTESRVSQIHTKSVLHLRSRMAAAGVG
- a CDS encoding M23 family metallopeptidase, which produces MWRSVQLSSVVLGAVCLLLPSGVVHAAPCWPPPVAAPVSDPFREPACAWCPGNRGVEFGTARGASVRAVATGRVTFAGSVTGTVYVVVRHGDGRRVTYGNLVSESYDVGDLVVRGQVVGRAAGPFHLGLRVGERYVDPGSLIGRHVYRPRLIPVDGSPPNPAPPPRLRCSG
- the rpsB gene encoding 30S ribosomal protein S2 is translated as MAVISMRQMLEAGVHFGHQTRRWNPKMRRFIFGERNGIYIIDLEQTLTRVETAYGFVRDLVANGGNVLFVGTKKQAQDPVQSYALKVGMPYVNERWLGGMLTNFETMSKRVDKMLEYERMKASGEFDAMIKKEALLLDRELTKLQRNLGGLRDMKKAPDCVFVIDTKKEHIAVTEANKLGIPVVAIVDTNVDPDVIQFPIPGNDDAIRANSLLVRVIADAVEEGRYIAQRRPKAAGAAGADGAAAEAKPERSPEEEAAFAQAQAEARNAAARAQADREARLTASKQKPADEAPAEASPATEAADGSAPAADVEVADGAAVETDGTTVEASAAAPVDEAPAEAATEAPYGEGSHAPIADDAQPDGFPIKGNADSMLYHTPESPFYGRTVAEVWFADEAAAEAAGFSKPASQQKTEDES
- the tsf gene encoding translation elongation factor Ts, whose product is MSFTAQDVKALREATGAGMMDCKKALEETGGDIEAAKQLLREKGLAASAKRDDRDNNQGVVTLKVDGNVGAIVQLKSETDFVAGSDQFKEEADALVDLVIAKGADAVAERDAELEELKITLKEKIELGEIVHMAAADGNTIGSYSHIQGGRGVNGVLVELTGDNAELAHDVAVHIAFARPKYLTRDDVPADVVEAERKTLETITLNEGKPEAAVPKIVEGRINGFFKDVCLLEQPYAKDDKQSVKQIIGDAEIVRFAQVEIG